The Arachis ipaensis cultivar K30076 chromosome B05, Araip1.1, whole genome shotgun sequence nucleotide sequence gaaaagatagaacaTGAAGCAATGAAGGAATCAGACTCAGAGCAAAATGTAGGTGCAAGTATCCCACAGAACATTGTGAATGCAAGCCATGATGAAGAAAGTGTGAGAGAAAAGAGCAAAAAATCAGAATGTGAAGCAATTAAGACATTGGAACCTGAGCAAAATGTAGGAAATCATATTCCACAGAGCATAGGAGATGATGATAGAGATGATGTTGAAAAGATGCTTGATAAGGCCAATGGATTTTCTCAGGACAAGCATGGAAAGTGGTTAGAGAAGGAATTTGAAGAACTTAAGTCTGAAACTGAAGGTATACATAAANNNNNNNNNNNNNNNNNNNNNNNNNNNNNNNNNNNNNNNNNNNNNNNNNNNNNNNNNNNNNNNNNNNNNNNNNNNNNNNNNNNNNNNNNNNNNNNNNNNNNNNNNNNNNNNNNNNNNNNNNNNNNNNNNNNNNNNNNNNNNNNNNNNNNNNNNNNNNNNNNATTTGAAGAAACAAGAACATCAGAACTGAACAAAACTGAAAATTTTGAAGGGACCATCAAGAAGGACATGAAAAGGCCTAAGAATGAAACTGTGGAAGGTGACGATGAATGTGAAGCAGAAAATTCTAGTAAAGAAGTCTTTGAAGCAATCACTACTGTAAGGGAAGAGTTCCCCAAGCAGTTACCAATAGCATTGCAAGGAGGCGTTGAAGTATCGAAGAGGGAAGAACCAAAAGTGGTGGCCAAAGAAGCACTGGCTGAAGAACAGAGAGCGGAGAAAGCTAACAGGAGTATTGAGGAAAACACCTTAAATGAGACCTCACGAAAGGAAGATGAGGAGTCTGACAATAAAAGAAAGGTCAAGAAGGTGGCAGAGGCAATGGCCTTAGGAGAGAATGAAAAACCTGGATATGGTGTAGTGAAATTGAAAGAAGAGGGATCTATAAGGATGAATTTTGAAGCAAATAAGGTTGTTGAGGAAGACATAAGTAAGGACAGAAATGAACAAGTTAGAGTGCCAAAAATGAATTCAAGGGATCAACCAAGTGTGAAAGAGAATACTGATAAAGGAGGACTACATGGAAGCAAAAGACAAGAGCTTTTGGAGGGAGGGAAAACTAAACATTTCGAAGAAGAGGGTGCGAAAATTGAACAATCTGTTAAGAAAGTGAATGGAGAGAAAAACGGAAAGATTGAAGCTGAAGCAAATGAAGGTTTAAGGAGAGACTTGACAAGGGATACATTTCAGCAAGAAATAGATGATCCTGATATTCAAACTAAGGAAAGTGAACAAAGTCTACAAGAATCGACGGGTAAAGGAGGCTTTGAAGCAAGCATGGCTGAAATAAAAGATGCAGCAGAAGTAAAAGAAGAGCTGGTCAAGCAGAAGAGCGAGGCAAAGGTGGGGGAGGCAGAAGATGCCGAAGATGGTGCGAAACTTGAGCAGCCTATGAAGCAGGCGAAAGGAGAGAAACATGAAAAGATACAAGATGAAACAACTATGAAAGGAACAAAAGAGCCTGAGATTCAAAATAAGGAAAAAGATCAACAATGTGTGCTGGAAATGAATAAGGGAATGCTTGAACTAAGCATGGCAACAATTGAAGAAGCAAAGGAAGCAAGAGAAGAGTTCATCAAACAGCAGAGTGGGGAAAAGATGGAGGAACCTAAAGATGTCAACAATAAGGGTGCAACAATACAACAAATTGTGGAGAAAGAAACAGGGgagaaacatgaaaagacacaagtTGAAGCCAGTGGGGATCTGAGGGAAAATATAACAAAGGAATCCAAGATTCAATCTGAGGAAAAAGATCAACAAAGTCTACATGATGCTATGAGCGAGGAAAGATTTGAACTGAGCACAGTAGCAAGAGAATTTCCTCTGCAGAAGAATGGAAGGGAAGGACCAAATGTTGAGTCCACAGAGACAACTCAAGAGTCAGATAGTGAAAGAATAACCAAGACTTTTCAAGAAGTAGTCAAGGAAAAAAATCCAAAAGCATTTCTTGTAGGAACTGATGAAAGAGATGCGAAAGTATTAAGTATGGGAGTTAAAAAGACTGAACAAGGGAGTGAAAAGAAACATGACACTGAACTGTTATCTCAAGAAAATCAAAGGAAGGAAGCTTGTGAATCAAGAAATCAAAGTGTGAACCAAGATATCGAAAA carries:
- the LOC110262699 gene encoding trichohyalin-like; translation: MKRPKNETVEGDDECEAENSSKEVFEAITTVREEFPKQLPIALQGGVEVSKREEPKVVAKEALAEEQRAEKANRSIEENTLNETSRKEDEESDNKRKVKKVAEAMALGENEKPGYGVVKLKEEGSIRMNFEANKVVEEDISKDRNEQVRVPKMNSRDQPSVKENTDKGGLHGSKRQELLEGGKTKHFEEEGAKIEQSVKKVNGEKNGKIEAEANEGLRRDLTRDTFQQEIDDPDIQTKESEQSLQESTGKGGFEASMAEIKDAAEVKEELVKQKSEAKVGEAEDAEDGAKLEQPMKQAKGEKHEKIQDETTMKGTKEPEIQNKEKDQQCVLEMNKGMLELSMATIEEAKEAREEFIKQQSGEKMEEPKDVNNKGATIQQIVEKETGEKHEKTQVEASGDLRENITKESKIQSEEKDQQSLHDAMSEERFELSTVAREFPLQKNGREGPNVESTETTQESDSERITKTFQEVVKEKNPKAFLVGTDERDAKVLSMGVKKTEQGSEKKHDTELLSQENQRKEACESRNQSVNQDIEKSKKAKEAESADQCTYNTERTEAAAAIEDQMAKPRFPTTQQFEVEECTLQEDCKKKHEQSPKSQKEYHTNDLRNSIGTKEQESERMEVLKPEAPLEELLKKSEQETRKDEFQKGEKIEEKMQDIEQSKSKVDDKDQQDVSKEIGAAEIIGRTEAKEQYASNAGSPAGSKETEKDLEATHETEKYFAQNVEDNKLRNREEIKKTISEENDEVKYAAELRRRTQVKEHQRKSETAENEEEPPKLKEQIIEWKSPKTKECVPESTGIKQHGYGTEDTTLSQQSTHEENRTPENAVDELPETNTDTDYRKLVESGDPSEDERVESFPAHIPENQGFGDNQEGTKCPKISTGDPDKKGYQITKDIDEELLRKQDLSGKIVHEERGQKKKKKENSIFKRERERERERECRSDYEGIRVAAQQSMLCIIGQSMNYKLGF